A genomic segment from Montipora foliosa isolate CH-2021 chromosome 9, ASM3666993v2, whole genome shotgun sequence encodes:
- the LOC137970057 gene encoding uncharacterized protein — protein sequence MKSQRRYITKEMESSNLQLEDNFGDEKSPKKRKWKDASLEEEDGDDCLNNLSSTLRNVCNCFGVGGLYNAKKRKIESTFGRLLPLSSDWNLGDKIQMLSMDMKQRYGKELSEMSFRLLGLMKQVSQLFKELHGGRKFLKDITMDIFLKDVKTRPSLPVPIQYVEIGLWKQVMHINQQICHQMEEMDKMDLGSSDKKKENVAEPTEDQTDVNKGSDVNDKKSTFRDYYMDMVTANFGDDLDHLRKEGSLDPRKIEMLIDCLEIGKDIWSDLEKSLLQRVGP from the exons AAATGGAGTCCTCTAATTTACAGTTAGAAGACAACTTTGGTGATGAAAAGAGTCCGAAGAAACGGAAATGGAAAGACGCaagccttgaagaagaagatggtG ATGACTGCTTAAACAATCTCTCCTCCACGTTGCGAAACGTTTGTAATTGCTTTGGTGTAGGAGGTCTTTACAATGCAAAGAAGAG GAAGATAGAGAGTACATTTGGTCGTCTGTTACCACTGAGTAGTG ACTGGAATCTTGGAGATAAAATTCAAATGCTGTCAATGGATATGAAGCAGAG ATATGGAAAGGAATTGTCTGAGATGTCTTTTCGGCTATTGGGCCTGATGAAGCAAGTTTCACAACTGTTTAAAGAGCTACATGGAG GGAGAAAATTTTTAAAGGACATCACGATGGACATTTTCCTCAAG GATGTGAAAACAAGGCCATCATTACCCGTACCAATTCAGTACGTAGAAATTGGTCTTTGGAAACAAGTCATGCACATTAACCAACAGATTTGCCACCAAATGGAGGAAATGGACAAAATGGATTTAGGATCTTCTGATAAGAAAAAA GAAAATGTAGCTGAACCAACAGAAGACCAAACAGATGTAAACAAGGGATCTGATGTG AATGACAAGAAAAGCACATTCCGTGACTATTACATGGACATGGTAACTGCCAATTTCGGTGATGACCTAGACCACCTCCGAAAG GAAGGTAGTTTAGACCCGAGAAAAATTGAGATGCTTATAGACTGCTTGGAAATTGGGAAGGACATCTGGTCCGACTTGGAAAAGAGCTTGTTGCAACGTGTGGGACCATGA